The region AGAATATCCTGATTGATACATTATTCATCCTACTATCAAATTGGCACCCTTGAAAATCGGTCTGAATAACTTGATGGAGCCAAGAGTGCATCCAAGGGTCCACTgtcaactttctttttttttttttttttagtaaagtACCATTTTGAATTAATGTCAAAGATTGGGTGAATGATGAAAGCCAGAGGGACATCACTTAATTTGGCGTACAGTACTTTTGTAAATGGATTGGTATCCAAAATGCCTTCCTAAACCCACTTAACATAACAATGCTTATTGTTCCATTTGAATATTTAGGCACCTTGCTTATGGGACTTTATGTAATAGTGATTTCAGCCATATTTCTGAATATCAAAATGTAATTAtgtaaagtaatggagtgcatgtCTTCATCTAGTCTTTATAACCATGATGATCTGGGAATGCTGTAGGATGTCATCATCAGAATAATAAAGACACACTGACCCAGCATCATTAATATATTGGTACTATATTTTCATACGTGAACATTCACTTTTGTTCTAAGAAAAGTAATGTTTTTACTTGCTTTATTTCAGGGTGGAGAATCCTGCAAAATTGGCTGGAGGATCGAAGTATTCGTGTGTTAATTGCGGTAAGATATTCGGTCGTAAATATTCTTTGAATCGCCATTTACTGACTCATGCAGTAGAGAAGTCATATCATTGTGAAGTATGTAATAGTACTTTTTCACTAAAAGATGCTCTAAGAAACCATATGTTAACTCATTCAGCAAAGAAACACACGAGTATCGACTCTCTGACGTGTTCAGCTTGTGGAAAAATCTTCAAAAAACCTTCTGACTTAAAAAGACATGAGGGCGTAGTACACAATGAAAGTAAGCCATTTTCCTGCACGATTTGTGGAAgtaattttaaatatattgaaagtctTACAAGACACCAGAAAATACACAGTAAAACACGGACCTTTTCTTGTTCTGTATGTTCAGATACTTTCGAAAATTCGTCTGATTTACAAGTACATCGTAATACACACGATAATAGTAGACCATTCGCTTGTTCAGTTTGTGGATGTGCTTTCAGAAAGTTATCTGATCTCAAGAGGCATGAGAGTACGTATACTGAAACATCCACTTTTATATGTTCAATTTGTGGGGATAGTTTCAGGAGACCGTCCGACCTAAGAAGACACGAGGGTACACACTGAAATCAGTAGTATTATGGAAATGCTGCAAACTTCATgatgggaaaacttgggagtaaggagatgagctgcctAACTATTCTTCGAGTGGTTCTTTGAATCCTCTGTAGTCAGAATTCTGATACCATTTTAAAATTGTCTTTGAAAAAAATTGAAGAAGGAAGTGATCAGTGGGCAGCAAATAAACACCATCCACTAGAAACAATAAGCTCTATAGAATGCTTTAAATAAACCCAGTTGTTGGTTcgttatgtggatgatacttttgtGGTATGAGGACATGGAAATGAGGCACTTGATGGTTTTCTTTGGATGTTTTAACAGCATTCATTCTTGAATACAATTCATTGTGGATGTGCTGGCAAAGAGGAAGAACGATAGATCCCTAGGACGTCAAGTACATCTAAAAGCAACACACAAAGATCGCTACTTAAACAAAGATTCCAATCACCATCCTGGTCAGATGCGCGCCATGATGAAAAATCTTGGTGGACTGCGCTCTCTGATTCTATGAACCAGAGTACAGCGAGGAAAAACTATGGCATCTTGATCAAGCCTTACATATatggtacaagaggtcaggagggCAGTCCATCACAAAAGTCAGCCAGCCGACAATAAACAAGAACCATCCATTGAGAAAGAGattgattttatttttctgtatattCGGGACACTATGAATCATATTAGTAGGCTCCTTAAACATTACGATGTTAAGACCAATTTTTCAGCCGACTCGACGGGTACGAAAtgtgttacgttctgccaaagatccatgtgaccctctaacatctactggAGTCTATAGGATACCATGCAGTTGTGCATCTGTTTAATGGCACGACTATCAGAAGTATCAATACACACCTGATGGAGCACAAAAGGAACCGTTGCCTGGGGCAATATGACAAGTCAGCAGTTGcagagcatgcactgcttgacggaaggCATGAGATTCGTTACAACTCAGCCCATTAATGGGAAACCTCCCTGAGGATTGTATCAAGTCTGCACCAGAATTTTATATGGCTGGTGTCAGCTGTGCTGGACCAtttcaaatcaagaataaaattGGGAAAGAAAGTAGACTTACAAATTTTTACATTGTCTTATTTGTAAGTTTCGTGATGGGGGCCATCCACTAGGAGCTAGTAACAGatttgatgactgattgatttattcTTGGCTTTACGTCGATTTGCTTCTTGTTGGGCAATGTCTTTAAAAATATATTCCAACAACAGTACTAAATTTGTTGGAGCTTATTCAGACTTGAAAGAACAGGGTATATTCTTCACAGAAAATGAACATTAtttaagtgaatttttaaaaaaagagagaTTTAATTGGATATTTATATCACCATATTCTCCATACTGCAGTGATATTTGCGAGGTAGGTTCTAAGTCCACTGAATGTTATATTGAACGTGTTATGACTTTTGAAGAGTATTACAAGTTGCTTGCACAAATTGAAGATATCCTTAACACCCATCCCCTAACTCTAAAGTCCTCACTTCCACTTGATCTTCATCTGCTGAAATCGGCTCACCCTCTTCTTGGAAGATAGCTTACATCATTTCCTCATCCAgatgttacacacacacacacacacacacacacaccagattCATACCTGTCGTGAAATCAGCGTATCCAGCAGATTCGGCAACACTTTTGGACACTGATAAAAACTTACATGCCGCACAAATGGTTAACTACCCAAAATGCCATTAAAACAGATACACTGGTCATGATAAAGGATGACAACCTACCACCTATGAAATGAAGTCTGGGACATGTCACCAAGCAGCGTCCTGGAGCTGATCTGATTATATGTGTGATATCACTGCAAACTACAGAAGAGACAATATGGTGAGCTGTAACAACTGTGTCTGCCTTGTATAGACACTTTTGACAAGATCATTGATCACAAACACACATCAAACTGtatacatttgtaaataattcatgtGAGGAgttaatttatattgaaaattgatattttcaaCATGGCGAGTATGTTAATTATAAGGTATGCACTAACTTTGCTTTATATTTATTCATGATTTGTTCACTGTTTTGAGATTTGAACTTTCTGGCATATGGTAACCACATACAGCCCCATGGCAATATCTCTCCATAAATCACTCTTTTTGTGTTCAAGTTATGTCATCTTCATGTTCATTGTATATCAAGATGTTGATTGTGTAACATGTGCACGCTGATTCAAGTGTTCATTAAACCTGTATTTAGCAAAATGAGCTGCATCATCAACCTTTATTTAACACTTTCCCATGGACTGGACTTTAACGTTGTCTCCCACACTTTTTGTAGCAAAGCGTACTTAAATTTCAAACCATCATCCTTTGCCATCTAAGGGCTAAATTGATGCCACTGAATTCCCTACACTTCCCATACAGAATCATTTTAGAATAAGTTTAGTGTTTCCTTCCTTGTTGGAAAATTTGAAACAGATATGGAGAAtgatttttacaaaataaattatttagtgaatatACTGCAGAACTATctctgacaagcaaattattatcCCAAGTTTTTTCAGACAGGTAGCCAAAGAATGGCCGTGGGAAAGGGTTAATATACAGTCCAACCACAAGATACAAGAGTTCCATCAAGAACTTAAGGAAATACGAAAGACTTCATTGTCCATAAATTCAAAATCATTCATACCTGCACTTATAGAATCAGTAATatgtagggacctgaaaaatttgcatctatttgtttcaaaattagcatctattttttccaaaattaacaTCTGGTTTTCCaaaatttacaaagttaaaataatctcatggtattattaattttagcGATTCCAAGTTTATGGAGTGCAGTTATTGTCCTCATTGTTCAAAAGAaggcattgtcagtacttcggcattgctttttttcaaattgcaccaccTGTCTGTAACCATGTGTTGTAATGTGACAACACACACccgctatctacattgttcattggggtccacaacaactcaagacagtatttagcaaatatgctcaACTCTGTccgaactgcagttaatgcaagcatgacatcacatttttcactttctttcatctgcgtTTAAATTGCaagtttcagagaacagtaaccagaccagatattgtttcgtgagggatctgttactccaaacaatttctcaagctcatctaatttatcattgttattcaaaattatattttttgcttacaaagcttgagaaattgacacaaaatgcttatggttggggtctttagctttcaatgtggctggcttgcactgtgaagaatgagcagctttgacaaatgtgtctctacatgctgCCACAGAAAAATTCCCCTACAAATGAAGGTAAAACAGGCCAAGGTTATGAAGTtcggggtaaaggagatgagagggaggatacagagacccttcaagttcagtaaggaggtcagcCAATCCAgttgcatgatctgtgacaaaaaccacgTGGGCATGAAACCTGTTCACTTCtcagtcactcagatcagtcaggtacttaataccacagttgttgatatCTTTCATGTCaaacatcttgaaaaatgtaataaCGTTAGTAAAGAAAGCACTCAGTTAGAAGACAgtctgaaaccagctattccatctggttatgacaggtgcaggaaaaagctttgcttcctttgaagcaccatactttgatgttgagaattgtaaataattatattttcgctttcttgtgttcaaaaatgcagactttaccatcgcaaccacatgatttaaatctgtcatcactacAACCCAACTATTGCCTGCCAAGCTGATCTTAtatgcccagcactgtacatgcattaaatgatcccctatgaccacacttaatatTTCATAACACcaggtcatgtacggggcactgtcactaacaaacactttaactgcatcatatgggaCACTGTAACtgtgcagagcttctaaaacagcacgagagccaTTTGTAGCATTTCCTTCATCAAGATaattcacagaaacaacgtgcagctctcttttctcGATTCGGCTGGGACTTGggatatgatgataaaaacacagcagcccattctatctgtagtttcataacagagtatgttgatgttcttccctaCTAgggcctctgctgttcttttctggtggccAGTTGCAACttctcaaattataacaaaataatttaaaattacaggATCAATTGGGTATGGGTAAGATAGTTCAATATGGAAATAGCACTCAGAtttggtatccttcaattttgcgcgtggtttcgaTGCCGTAATACCTAAATcatacccgatcaatgaaatcaaaacttacccAGTAAATATACTTCACATAGAGTTCTCaaacatggcagctcttcatttgaaaactcagtaatccaggctcttagctcatTGCTTTCCAGCTAAAAGTTATCTCTAgaaatttttcgtcgtttacaactatctaactgtgtaagcacagaagattgctttctttgagacataCTAGCAGCAGAGGTTGAACTTTCATTATCGCaacgcttacccacgtgtttttcagatttaacatgtttcacaaagCTACCTttttttccccccccccccaccgaattcggcaattacaatacttgcgaAACAgttgctgaatctgtggcatataaaccatcctttgcatattgctgagcccttttaTGCGCAGTTTTTGTCGTGCACCCCATAACCTAAATGATCACTCGACATTGTAGTCTTCACTAGTTTCAGTTTTGAActacaggaaaacaacgctgcatcTATCTTGTTATTTCCATGAGACTTgatttacattttgataataattgatacagatcttattccccttgctattcccattgtaaatattgattaaagtcagcaagcagcaatcgattggctacttttcttcatcgatagGAATGGTCGAAAGATTtagcatcatattttgagtatttctgacaatTTTGCtaaaatatgttgtttttgccagtaaaatagcacatttttgcagaattcacaccaaaattgcatattcatactaatttagcattttgggtcacaatttgcattttgtcgcacttctatttatacgtaaaaatgattttattccacattagaattaccgtaggcttggattcagtacaagattcaaaaatttgcatttatcgcaaatgcgatttttgCAGGTCCCTAGTAATATGTAATCTGTGTGATCAGACAGCAAAGGTACATCCAGTCTGtttgaaaaaaaattgtaaaatactGACAAACTATTTTAGCATAGAGAACACATTCATGTTTTGGAAAAATAATTTATATGCATTTTAATGGCCACTATAGCAGTAGTAGTAAAGTGCTCTTATCCTAGTTGTAATAGAGTTAATAAGAAATGGTTCCCTTGCATTCATggattaaccttttcatttcttctgaGCAAAAGTGGACAGCCCCTTGAGCACAAGTTGCTAGGTTGGCTAGTCCTGCTCACTCTATGGGATACTTTCTGCTCTCCGCTTTCTCACTTGCttttgttcatatttttaaaatgcaaCAGGTTGGCTGTTTTAAAAAATATAGTTCTGTCGAACATCCTTGCATATACGGTATTTTAATCATTTTCACCACgagagttggccatacggttaggggcgtgcagctgtgagttcgcatccgggagatagtgtgtttgaaccccactgtcggcagccctgaagatggttttccgtggtttcccattttcacaccaggcatttctagggctgtaccttaattaaggccacagccgcttccttcccaaagtCTTTCC is a window of Anabrus simplex isolate iqAnaSimp1 chromosome 13, ASM4041472v1, whole genome shotgun sequence DNA encoding:
- the LOC136885097 gene encoding zinc finger protein 60 isoform X1, with the protein product MDLDIDIKEEPVWHEGVTNTSPVSNLPLPTADKLAEVKFEPQEVFAIQILEGTGASLVKEDNEIKDVKKEIKNEAGNTHEDTVHEVENPAKLAGGSKYSCVNCGKIFGRKYSLNRHLLTHAVEKSYHCEVCNSTFSLKDALRNHMLTHSAKKHTSIDSLTCSACGKIFKKPSDLKRHEGVVHNESKPFSCTICGSNFKYIESLTRHQKIHSKTRTFSCSVCSDTFENSSDLQVHRNTHDNSRPFACSVCGCAFRKLSDLKRHESTYTETSTFICSICGDSFRRPSDLRRHEGTH